A window of the Microbulbifer aggregans genome harbors these coding sequences:
- the ectA gene encoding diaminobutyrate acetyltransferase — MSATSVSKPQSGSSDSKTDESPEEKVTARQASASKREALLRKPVSEDGADVHRLINRCPPLDENSIYCNLLQASHFADTSVAAELDGELGGFVSGYLIPQRPDTLFVWQVAVAEEGRGMGLAGRMIRDILARPGCAQVRYLETTITPDNEASWALFRGLARKLGTECNESVMFDRERHFKGAHDSEMLLRIGPFDVEVQG; from the coding sequence TTGAGCGCCACAAGCGTTTCCAAACCGCAGAGCGGAAGCTCGGACAGCAAAACTGACGAGTCTCCGGAAGAAAAGGTCACCGCGCGGCAGGCTTCCGCCAGTAAGAGAGAAGCCCTGCTGCGCAAACCGGTCAGTGAGGACGGTGCCGACGTACACCGCCTGATCAACCGTTGCCCGCCACTGGATGAAAACTCCATCTACTGCAACCTGTTGCAGGCCAGCCACTTTGCCGACACCAGTGTCGCCGCCGAACTGGACGGAGAACTGGGTGGTTTTGTCTCTGGTTACCTGATCCCGCAGCGCCCCGACACCCTGTTCGTATGGCAGGTGGCGGTGGCGGAGGAAGGCCGCGGCATGGGCCTTGCCGGTCGCATGATTCGCGACATCCTCGCCCGCCCCGGCTGCGCGCAGGTTCGCTACCTGGAGACCACCATCACGCCCGACAACGAAGCCTCCTGGGCCCTGTTCCGCGGTCTCGCCCGCAAGCTGGGCACCGAGTGCAATGAGTCTGTGATGTTCGATCGCGAGCGTCACTTCAAGGGTGCCCACGACAGTGAAATGCTGCTGCGTATCGGGCCCTTCGATGTCGAGGTTCAGGGCTGA
- a CDS encoding MarR family winged helix-turn-helix transcriptional regulator: MDKIEEVLITLRRLIRATDLHSKQLVKTAGLTAPQLLLLQAIREKGQVTIGALAKEISLSQATVTTILDRLEKRGLVYRERSSEDKRKVHAYLTDKGMDFIRDAPTPLQEHFVRQFRDLRDWEQSMIISSLQRVALMMDAEHIDASPVLDVGDLDRKDSRQLPPEEQES, translated from the coding sequence ATGGACAAAATTGAAGAAGTACTGATTACCCTCCGACGCCTGATCCGGGCGACTGACCTGCACTCCAAGCAGCTGGTCAAGACCGCCGGCCTCACCGCGCCGCAGCTGCTGTTGCTGCAGGCAATCCGGGAAAAGGGCCAGGTCACCATCGGTGCGCTGGCCAAGGAAATCAGTCTCAGTCAGGCGACGGTGACCACCATCCTCGACCGCCTCGAGAAGCGCGGCCTGGTCTACCGGGAGCGCTCCTCCGAAGACAAGCGCAAGGTTCACGCCTACCTCACCGACAAGGGCATGGACTTTATCCGCGACGCGCCGACGCCCCTGCAGGAGCACTTCGTGCGGCAGTTCCGCGACCTGCGCGACTGGGAGCAGTCCATGATCATTTCCTCCCTGCAAAGGGTGGCGCTGATGATGGACGCCGAGCACATCGATGCCTCGCCGGTACTCGACGTGGGTGACCTCGACCGCAAAGACAGCAGACAACTGCCACCGGAAGAGCAGGAATCCTGA
- a CDS encoding FHA domain-containing protein, with product MACLQHPDTEQSVYLLAHHTIGRRQGAADTRIASAEISGIHAAIQWTGTHWNIRDLSRNGTWLNGQQLVPARNYQLQLGDKLTFGRANNPAWVAENLDPPANLLIDLNSGDAQELEQYHLLPDEDEPVASLHFNPVSGQWLFELTGHDGTGEHATAVKHGQRLDCGPHSWKLFLANNEGATSEVALQQLTIADFNLRFAVSHHEEHVQLRVTRDDIDIDLAARSHNYLLLYLARARIRDLESGADPDAQGWVPIQVATRELGITVNHLNTQIFRARKQIGEALPDSIDTSNLVERRSWEMRLGCKQLEIYKGSSLEASSTGVAEPTA from the coding sequence ATGGCCTGTTTACAGCACCCGGACACGGAGCAGTCCGTCTATCTGCTGGCACATCACACCATCGGCCGCCGCCAGGGCGCTGCCGATACCCGTATAGCAAGTGCGGAAATTTCCGGCATTCACGCCGCCATTCAATGGACAGGCACTCACTGGAATATCCGTGACCTGAGCCGTAACGGCACCTGGCTCAATGGTCAGCAGCTGGTACCCGCGCGCAACTACCAACTACAGCTCGGTGACAAGCTGACCTTCGGCCGCGCCAACAACCCGGCCTGGGTAGCGGAAAACCTCGACCCGCCTGCAAACCTTCTCATCGACCTCAATAGCGGTGACGCCCAGGAACTGGAGCAGTACCACCTGCTGCCAGACGAGGACGAGCCCGTCGCCAGCCTGCATTTCAATCCAGTGTCAGGTCAGTGGCTATTCGAGCTGACCGGACACGATGGTACCGGCGAGCACGCCACTGCCGTCAAACACGGCCAACGGCTCGACTGCGGGCCACACAGCTGGAAACTGTTCCTCGCAAACAACGAAGGCGCGACCAGTGAGGTTGCTTTACAGCAGCTCACCATTGCCGATTTCAACCTTCGCTTTGCCGTCAGCCACCACGAGGAACACGTGCAGCTGCGGGTCACCCGCGACGATATCGATATCGACCTGGCCGCACGCAGCCACAATTACCTGCTGCTCTACCTGGCCCGTGCCCGCATCCGCGACTTGGAAAGCGGGGCCGACCCGGACGCCCAGGGCTGGGTGCCGATCCAGGTGGCCACCCGCGAGCTGGGTATTACCGTCAACCACCTGAACACGCAGATCTTTCGCGCTCGCAAGCAGATTGGCGAGGCGCTGCCGGACTCCATCGACACCTCCAATCTGGTGGAACGGCGCTCCTGGGAAATGCGCCTCGGCTGCAAACAGCTGGAGATCTACAAGGGTTCGAGCCTGGAAGCCAGCAGCACCGGCGTCGCCGAGCCGACCGCCTGA
- a CDS encoding serine/threonine-protein kinase, with protein sequence MTSEQQPFYIGRYRATARLGAGGMGVVYLATDERLARQVAIKCLQENPTSTNAPQRIRQEALLLAQLNHPNIVQIYDVVEDGDNLALVMEFVDGCTLNQWQRERTPSLRQRVALLKQICHGLARAHSAGIIHRDLKADNILVDENSTAKITDFGIAKNWREHSDLTREQHIAGSWGAMSPEQALGKPLDNRCDLFALGVLAYRLLCGQNPFGDHESPFVIVDRIVNSEHPPASKLNPDLPPALSQLLDRLLAKDPEKRPLHASAVAEELGNILQQLAGEIGESTTSLTATVTAEAFHQRRQRFGSPRRWLVGGGIAAVAGSVLAGALWLGQSKPALSGQYIAIVAPAENSLKTRESRQLGNNVLSALKQDLANREGLLLVPYSESQQLAGKPLRDQAEALNADLLLHPSLSCSIEQCETSVELIDADSLAVIASRSTLLAVDESTESRARMLQQMNKLLPAHAPRSRSVAFDLSEADYERYLRVFENRDDDAHVPQYLDELEQLQQHSPAFTPLYRLFAELAIDQRYNSRNPATTERLERFIDRAPAKINDHPDVISARLRLAVYREDRATAEQLLERLKLILPDRANYHFLKAAFHQHLGDYDEALANADRALTLRRSYTHMVQKAMALSAGGQMDAAKPLLRQALAMSENNIDALSLLAANELDAGNPQETLRLLGNLGPDNLGPMDLYNLCLAHYIERQFEQADQCFANQSKRSPGDAETLLYRAEIANAQQNPERARIFAEQALATVEGRDDWEGLLMQARAHAELGEAAPAIEKLIRIGRDAPDDIYVNFARAQVYVTTGDLFSAKAHLRKTLDLGLSPIWFETAPFAPVCEQEQFADLRRDYPDLCSSARMARSNMTDTGEG encoded by the coding sequence ATGACGTCAGAGCAGCAACCGTTTTACATCGGCCGCTATAGGGCCACTGCCCGCCTGGGCGCGGGCGGCATGGGTGTGGTCTATCTGGCCACCGACGAACGTCTTGCCCGGCAGGTGGCCATCAAGTGCCTGCAAGAAAACCCCACCAGTACCAATGCCCCCCAGCGTATCCGCCAGGAAGCGCTGCTTCTGGCCCAGCTCAACCACCCGAACATCGTGCAGATTTATGACGTGGTGGAAGACGGGGATAACCTGGCCCTGGTCATGGAGTTCGTCGACGGCTGCACCCTGAACCAGTGGCAGCGGGAACGCACCCCCAGCCTGCGCCAGCGCGTGGCGCTGTTAAAACAGATCTGCCACGGCCTCGCCCGCGCCCACAGTGCCGGCATCATCCACCGCGACCTGAAGGCCGACAACATCCTGGTGGATGAGAACAGTACCGCGAAGATCACCGACTTCGGCATTGCCAAGAACTGGCGCGAGCATAGCGACCTGACCCGCGAGCAGCATATCGCCGGCAGCTGGGGCGCCATGTCACCAGAGCAGGCGCTGGGCAAGCCGCTGGACAACCGCTGCGATCTGTTTGCCCTGGGCGTGCTCGCCTACCGCCTGCTGTGCGGCCAGAACCCGTTTGGCGACCATGAAAGTCCATTCGTGATCGTCGATCGCATCGTCAACAGCGAGCACCCGCCAGCCAGCAAACTGAACCCGGACTTGCCGCCGGCACTGAGCCAGTTGCTCGACCGCCTGCTGGCCAAAGATCCGGAAAAGCGGCCCCTGCACGCCAGCGCCGTGGCGGAAGAGCTGGGCAATATCCTGCAGCAGCTGGCCGGAGAAATCGGCGAGAGCACCACCAGCCTGACCGCTACCGTCACCGCCGAAGCCTTTCACCAGCGCCGGCAACGCTTCGGAAGCCCGCGTCGCTGGCTGGTGGGCGGTGGCATTGCCGCTGTTGCCGGTTCTGTCCTGGCCGGCGCGCTGTGGCTGGGGCAATCGAAGCCTGCGCTCTCCGGGCAGTACATTGCCATTGTCGCCCCCGCTGAAAACAGCCTGAAAACTCGCGAGAGCCGCCAGCTTGGTAACAACGTCCTGAGTGCACTCAAACAAGACCTCGCCAACCGCGAAGGCTTGCTGCTGGTGCCCTACTCCGAATCCCAGCAGCTCGCCGGCAAACCATTGCGCGACCAGGCCGAGGCACTGAACGCCGACCTGCTGTTGCACCCGTCGCTGTCCTGCAGCATCGAGCAGTGCGAAACGTCAGTGGAACTGATTGATGCCGACAGCCTGGCGGTGATCGCCAGTCGCAGTACGTTACTCGCCGTGGACGAAAGCACCGAGAGCCGCGCGCGCATGCTGCAGCAGATGAACAAACTACTGCCGGCCCATGCACCCCGCTCCCGCAGCGTGGCATTTGATCTCAGTGAGGCCGATTACGAGCGCTACCTGCGCGTGTTCGAAAACCGCGATGACGACGCCCATGTCCCGCAATATCTCGACGAACTGGAGCAACTGCAGCAACACTCGCCCGCTTTCACGCCGCTTTACCGACTGTTCGCCGAGCTGGCCATCGACCAGCGCTATAACAGCCGCAACCCGGCAACTACCGAGCGACTGGAACGGTTTATTGACCGTGCGCCGGCAAAAATCAACGACCATCCGGATGTGATCAGCGCGCGACTGCGCCTCGCCGTCTACCGTGAAGACCGGGCCACAGCGGAACAACTGCTGGAGCGCCTCAAGCTGATCCTGCCGGACCGGGCCAACTACCACTTCCTCAAGGCCGCCTTCCACCAGCATCTGGGAGATTATGACGAGGCGCTGGCCAACGCCGACCGCGCACTGACACTGCGCCGCAGCTATACCCATATGGTGCAGAAAGCCATGGCGCTCAGTGCCGGCGGGCAGATGGACGCCGCCAAGCCACTACTGCGGCAGGCGCTAGCCATGAGCGAAAACAATATCGACGCACTCTCCCTGCTGGCCGCCAACGAACTGGACGCGGGCAACCCGCAGGAAACCCTGCGACTTCTGGGGAACCTGGGGCCGGACAACCTGGGGCCGATGGACCTGTACAACCTATGCCTGGCCCATTACATCGAGCGCCAGTTCGAACAGGCGGACCAGTGCTTCGCCAACCAGTCGAAAAGATCGCCGGGAGATGCCGAAACCCTGCTCTACCGCGCCGAGATCGCCAACGCGCAACAGAATCCCGAGCGGGCGAGAATATTCGCCGAGCAGGCACTGGCCACAGTGGAGGGGCGAGACGACTGGGAAGGGTTGCTGATGCAGGCCCGCGCCCATGCCGAGCTGGGCGAGGCCGCACCGGCGATCGAAAAACTGATCCGTATCGGCCGCGATGCCCCGGACGATATCTATGTGAACTTCGCCCGCGCACAGGTATACGTCACCACTGGCGACCTGTTCTCGGCCAAAGCGCACCTGCGCAAGACACTGGACCTGGGGCTATCGCCGATCTGGTTTGAGACCGCGCCCTTTGCCCCGGTGTGTGAGCAGGAGCAGTTCGCCGACCTCCGCCGCGACTACCCTGACCTGTGCAGCAGCGCGCGTATGGCCCGCAGCAATATGACCGACACCGGCGAGGGCTGA
- a CDS encoding serine/threonine-protein kinase, translated as MEIAEPKQQQLGRYRIERTLGAGGMGVVYLAHDTKLHRPVAIKKLRDDATNATARARIQSEAQLLARLNHSNIVQLYDVLEERDGIALVMEYVEGTTLKQWMREASPTLRDKLSLLIQLCHGLTEAHSLGIIHRDLKPDNILIARGGADGFTAKITDFGIAKSLQADESITREDHVAGTVEVMSPEQLQGYPLCPRSDLFSLGTIAYELLCGSRPFDKDDKGENGPMALAQRVVHDPHTPPQQANPDLPEPFAALLDRLLAKNPEQRPETAEQVAEALGFLRTEGSNTITGDYSETVTRLLRKPPNKRKRLLATLAGVAALGSAGYWGWKEFTKLEPQYIAVLPVEIHGEVRGEENANALTATMVRQALMNATSQLKASALVSFTPKEGQDFDAQLQALRDKGVTDALFARLDCAQVRCEIELQRIGPVDSQIRQQASFAFLADKRQEAEYRVGNSAIALFPEDYAKSASEQVLMSQSDYNDYLDIVSRLDSKDVTDADLAILNRLRGTHPESRMVYHTLVNVSAILHVLTGDKLYLDSALSRLNEAKEFGVEGATIDELKLFLYSLGDYQEQFEALSSKLEASNYPIAELKNKRARYFYRNGKYEAGLQEAMEAAALNPSADNLYLIALNRIASGDYSAARSTLERLTETYPDHWSAYSARGVIELESGNLDEAEKAITAIPEELRGWRTRSNLGVVYFLQGEYEKARAEQERVLKDVPGNIATMEEVAASLLMLNEKEAATEIYGKILSLSDGQEDIESQRYRSLALATLGQISEAIAMINDLVKTAPEDTDIKYSAAQVFALAGEWRSANYYIEQLIDQGMSAAWFKLPALQQLCTQPQTSEKVAAAICN; from the coding sequence ATGGAAATCGCCGAACCCAAACAGCAACAGCTTGGCCGCTACCGTATCGAGCGCACGCTCGGCGCTGGTGGTATGGGTGTGGTTTACCTGGCCCATGACACCAAGCTGCACCGCCCGGTGGCGATCAAGAAGCTGCGCGACGATGCCACCAATGCCACCGCCCGCGCGCGCATCCAGTCCGAGGCGCAGCTGCTCGCCCGACTGAATCATTCCAATATCGTGCAGCTGTACGACGTGCTCGAAGAGCGCGACGGCATCGCCCTGGTGATGGAATACGTCGAGGGCACCACCCTCAAGCAGTGGATGCGCGAGGCCAGCCCCACCCTGCGGGACAAGCTCAGCCTGCTGATCCAGCTCTGCCACGGCCTCACCGAAGCGCACTCGCTCGGCATCATCCACCGCGACCTGAAGCCGGACAATATCCTCATCGCCCGTGGCGGCGCCGACGGCTTTACCGCCAAGATCACCGACTTTGGCATCGCCAAATCCCTGCAGGCGGACGAGAGCATCACCCGCGAGGATCACGTCGCCGGCACCGTCGAGGTCATGTCGCCGGAGCAACTGCAGGGCTACCCGCTGTGCCCGCGCAGTGACCTGTTCAGTCTCGGCACCATCGCCTACGAATTGCTATGCGGCAGCCGCCCGTTCGATAAGGACGACAAGGGCGAAAACGGCCCCATGGCTCTGGCCCAGCGCGTGGTGCACGACCCGCACACGCCGCCGCAACAGGCCAACCCGGATCTGCCGGAACCCTTCGCCGCCCTGCTCGACCGTTTACTGGCCAAGAACCCGGAACAGCGCCCGGAAACCGCCGAACAGGTGGCAGAAGCGCTGGGCTTTTTGCGCACCGAAGGCTCCAACACCATCACCGGCGACTACTCCGAAACCGTCACCCGCCTGCTGCGCAAACCGCCCAATAAGCGCAAGCGCTTGCTGGCCACGCTGGCCGGCGTGGCCGCACTTGGCAGCGCCGGTTACTGGGGCTGGAAAGAATTCACCAAGCTGGAGCCACAATATATCGCCGTACTGCCGGTGGAGATCCACGGCGAAGTACGCGGCGAGGAAAATGCCAATGCGCTGACCGCCACCATGGTGCGCCAGGCCCTGATGAACGCCACTTCACAGCTGAAAGCCAGCGCCCTGGTGAGCTTCACCCCCAAGGAGGGGCAGGACTTCGATGCACAGTTGCAGGCACTGCGGGACAAGGGCGTGACCGATGCGCTGTTCGCGCGGCTGGACTGTGCGCAGGTACGCTGTGAGATTGAATTGCAACGGATTGGGCCGGTCGACAGCCAAATCAGGCAGCAGGCGAGTTTTGCGTTTTTAGCGGATAAGCGGCAGGAGGCGGAATATCGGGTTGGCAACAGTGCGATAGCACTCTTCCCAGAAGACTATGCCAAGTCTGCCAGTGAGCAGGTGCTGATGTCGCAGTCCGATTACAACGACTACCTCGATATTGTCAGCCGCCTGGACAGCAAAGATGTGACTGATGCAGATCTGGCCATCCTCAATCGCCTCCGTGGCACTCACCCTGAAAGCAGGATGGTCTACCACACGTTAGTCAATGTCTCCGCAATCCTGCACGTGCTCACAGGAGACAAGCTCTACCTCGACTCGGCTTTATCGAGGCTCAACGAGGCAAAAGAATTCGGGGTAGAGGGAGCAACCATTGATGAGCTCAAGCTTTTTCTATACAGCCTCGGGGATTATCAGGAGCAGTTTGAAGCACTTTCTTCTAAGTTAGAAGCATCGAACTATCCAATCGCCGAACTGAAAAACAAACGCGCCCGGTATTTTTACCGAAATGGAAAGTACGAGGCTGGCCTGCAGGAGGCAATGGAGGCAGCGGCGCTCAACCCATCGGCTGACAATCTGTATCTGATCGCCCTCAACCGGATCGCGAGTGGTGACTACAGTGCTGCGCGCTCAACTCTCGAACGCCTTACTGAGACTTACCCTGATCACTGGTCTGCCTATTCAGCTAGAGGAGTTATCGAGCTAGAGAGCGGCAATCTGGATGAGGCCGAAAAAGCCATCACAGCCATTCCAGAAGAACTGCGCGGCTGGCGCACCCGCTCCAACTTGGGTGTCGTTTATTTTCTTCAGGGAGAGTATGAAAAGGCAAGAGCGGAACAAGAGCGAGTATTAAAAGATGTTCCAGGAAATATTGCCACGATGGAAGAGGTGGCCGCGTCTTTACTTATGCTCAACGAGAAAGAAGCAGCTACGGAGATATATGGAAAGATCCTAAGTCTTTCGGATGGGCAGGAAGATATAGAGTCGCAACGATATAGATCCCTTGCTCTGGCAACTCTTGGCCAAATCTCAGAGGCCATAGCCATGATAAATGACTTGGTGAAAACTGCCCCTGAGGACACGGATATCAAGTACAGCGCTGCTCAAGTATTCGCACTGGCTGGAGAGTGGCGCTCCGCTAACTACTACATAGAGCAATTGATTGATCAGGGCATGAGCGCAGCGTGGTTCAAGCTGCCTGCCTTGCAGCAACTCTGCACTCAGCCCCAGACCTCAGAAAAAGTAGCGGCCGCTATCTGCAATTAA
- a CDS encoding trans-sulfuration enzyme family protein, with protein MTDPIDDAKRLSPRRNSSQATSMAELAYEQLRHFGIAPESEHGALLQDAAQQLYRAQGSLAELCARSAELLKGLDRNDRIAYFNAKRFMSFQLAKMLHDLQGPLRASFRALQGEEDFNATTRGGYPLFDNIPAIFAATPVIARTATYIYACTEWIDDAFRGREPSHDIYSRLLNPTSIALANAMVTLECGPYAGEYLAWNFNSGMAAIDALLANQLCRGDILIVSRHIYGGVHQLLCDHYARADKLGITLVWFDGITGEDFAQCLDAARHTHRDALANGARMHVYIESPCNPHGTMLDVPDICTIAHDHELLVTLDSTLATPYLHQPLRRTDRNRRPDFVVHSYTKDIDGGGTATAGVVIGPVHRMFIPKGDTVQGLDWSQCLFWDVYYIKGAFLDADKAWQVHEGMRTLEMRMLKKCINTLCLSHFLASHSKIRVNSHALETDANAPLREKLLRFKLPVPLFTIDMEAAQIPTDAFKRFFDALEPAFGQMVSLGQTNTMVLCPALTSHSELSPEDQRAADIYPTTLRISVGDEDMAQLVAHLLSCAKLHLDPVSPHFSSGFMGPREADEIFARFYLEVHERVARHFPRVADYL; from the coding sequence ATGACCGACCCCATCGACGACGCCAAACGCCTCTCCCCAAGACGCAACAGCTCTCAGGCCACCAGCATGGCCGAGCTCGCGTATGAGCAGCTGCGCCACTTCGGCATTGCACCGGAGAGTGAGCACGGCGCCCTGTTACAGGACGCCGCGCAACAGCTGTACCGCGCCCAGGGCAGCCTGGCGGAACTGTGCGCCCGCAGCGCCGAACTGCTGAAAGGCCTCGACCGTAACGACCGCATCGCCTATTTCAACGCCAAGCGCTTTATGAGCTTCCAGCTGGCCAAGATGCTGCACGACCTGCAGGGACCGCTGCGGGCCAGCTTCCGTGCCCTACAGGGGGAAGAGGATTTCAACGCGACTACAAGGGGCGGCTACCCGCTGTTCGACAATATCCCCGCAATCTTTGCCGCCACCCCGGTGATCGCCCGCACCGCCACCTATATCTACGCCTGCACCGAGTGGATCGACGACGCCTTCCGCGGCCGCGAGCCCAGCCACGATATCTACTCGCGCCTGCTGAACCCCACCTCCATCGCGCTCGCCAACGCCATGGTCACGCTGGAGTGCGGCCCGTATGCGGGGGAATACCTGGCATGGAATTTCAATTCCGGCATGGCCGCCATCGATGCGCTGCTGGCCAACCAGCTGTGTCGGGGGGATATATTGATTGTCTCCCGCCATATCTACGGCGGCGTGCACCAGCTGCTGTGCGACCACTACGCCCGCGCCGACAAACTGGGGATTACCCTGGTGTGGTTCGACGGCATCACCGGGGAAGACTTCGCGCAGTGCCTGGACGCCGCCCGCCATACTCATCGCGATGCGCTGGCAAATGGCGCACGCATGCACGTGTATATCGAATCCCCGTGCAACCCCCACGGCACCATGCTGGATGTGCCGGATATCTGCACCATTGCCCACGACCACGAACTGCTGGTGACGCTGGACTCCACCCTCGCCACCCCCTACCTGCACCAGCCGCTGCGGCGCACCGACCGCAACCGGCGACCGGATTTTGTCGTCCATTCCTACACCAAGGATATCGATGGCGGCGGCACTGCTACGGCCGGCGTGGTGATCGGTCCGGTGCACCGCATGTTTATTCCCAAGGGCGACACGGTGCAGGGGCTCGACTGGAGCCAGTGCCTGTTCTGGGACGTGTATTACATCAAGGGCGCATTCCTGGATGCGGACAAGGCCTGGCAGGTACATGAGGGCATGCGCACCCTGGAAATGCGCATGCTGAAGAAGTGCATCAACACCCTGTGCCTGAGCCACTTCCTCGCCAGCCACAGCAAGATCCGCGTCAACAGCCACGCGCTGGAGACCGACGCCAACGCACCGCTGCGGGAAAAGCTACTGCGCTTCAAATTACCGGTGCCGCTGTTCACCATCGATATGGAAGCGGCGCAGATTCCCACCGACGCCTTCAAGCGCTTCTTCGATGCGCTGGAACCGGCCTTCGGCCAGATGGTGAGCCTGGGGCAGACGAATACCATGGTGCTGTGTCCGGCGCTGACCTCGCACTCAGAGCTGTCGCCGGAGGACCAGCGCGCGGCGGATATCTACCCGACCACTTTGCGTATTTCCGTCGGCGACGAGGACATGGCGCAGCTGGTGGCGCACCTGCTGAGCTGCGCCAAACTGCATCTGGATCCGGTGAGCCCGCATTTCAGCAGTGGTTTTATGGGGCCGCGGGAGGCGGACGAAATTTTTGCGCGTTTTTACCTGGAAGTGCACGAACGGGTGGCGCGGCATTTTCCGCGGGTGGCGGATTATTTGTGA